In Opitutaceae bacterium TAV5, one genomic interval encodes:
- a CDS encoding cytosine deaminase: MAGGGHRDDDGIPALPARLVVFLPPTFLMLYRRARVPSACLPAGLAPAAPDPLEPWVEVDIGITGDRITGVSAAGGSGDGTDLGGVVVFPGLVDCHTHLDKTHTWDRAPNPRGEFRDALSVLRADSVRWDEEDIYRRATVALRSARAHGTVALRTHLDSGENTGAASFAVMDRLREEWAGRITLQTVALCGLQAFAGGASKAVMGLAARHHASALGGFPQPDPDLPSQLDYLMAAARELGIGLDLHVDESGLAHAECLRATAEAVLRNAFPHPVACGHNCSLAAQDPARAASTLALVREAGIRLISLPLCNLYLQGRRYSGEGAEAAPATPRWRGVTLIHEALAQGSPVACASDNVRDAFYAWGDYDLLEVLRESIRIAHLDTRMEQAAALVSTAPADIMGLPDHGRVAPGARAVLVVTEAPGINALLSRPTGRRRLILGEALVNPELPGIPRFST; this comes from the coding sequence ATGGCTGGCGGCGGACACCGCGATGACGACGGAATTCCTGCCCTGCCGGCTCGCCTCGTCGTCTTCCTCCCGCCAACTTTTCTCATGCTTTACCGCCGCGCCCGCGTTCCTTCCGCCTGCCTCCCCGCCGGGCTCGCGCCCGCCGCGCCGGACCCGCTGGAGCCGTGGGTCGAGGTGGACATCGGGATTACGGGCGACCGGATCACCGGCGTGTCGGCGGCCGGCGGGAGCGGCGACGGCACGGACCTCGGCGGCGTGGTGGTTTTTCCCGGTCTCGTCGATTGCCACACGCATCTCGACAAGACGCATACGTGGGACCGCGCCCCCAATCCGCGCGGCGAGTTCCGGGACGCGCTGTCGGTCCTGCGCGCGGACAGCGTCCGCTGGGATGAGGAGGACATCTATCGCCGGGCGACCGTGGCGCTCCGGTCCGCCCGGGCGCATGGCACGGTGGCGCTGCGCACCCACCTGGACTCCGGCGAGAATACCGGAGCCGCCTCCTTTGCGGTCATGGACCGCCTGCGTGAAGAGTGGGCCGGGCGCATCACGCTGCAAACCGTGGCCCTGTGCGGCCTGCAAGCCTTCGCGGGAGGGGCGTCGAAGGCCGTCATGGGCCTGGCCGCCCGTCACCACGCATCGGCGCTCGGCGGCTTCCCGCAACCCGATCCCGACCTGCCGAGCCAGCTCGACTACCTGATGGCCGCGGCCAGGGAACTCGGCATCGGCCTCGACCTGCACGTGGACGAAAGCGGGCTCGCCCATGCGGAGTGTCTGCGCGCGACCGCCGAGGCCGTGCTGCGCAACGCCTTTCCGCACCCGGTGGCCTGCGGGCACAATTGTTCGCTTGCCGCGCAGGATCCGGCCCGCGCGGCCTCGACCCTGGCGCTCGTCCGGGAAGCGGGCATCCGCCTGATCTCGCTGCCGTTGTGCAACCTTTACCTCCAGGGCCGCCGTTATTCCGGCGAGGGAGCGGAAGCGGCGCCGGCCACGCCGCGCTGGCGGGGTGTTACGTTGATCCACGAGGCGCTGGCGCAGGGGAGTCCCGTGGCCTGCGCCAGCGACAACGTGCGCGACGCGTTTTACGCGTGGGGCGACTACGATCTGCTGGAGGTTTTGCGCGAGAGCATCCGTATCGCTCATCTCGATACCCGGATGGAGCAGGCGGCCGCGCTCGTATCCACCGCCCCGGCCGACATCATGGGGCTGCCCGATCACGGCCGGGTGGCGCCGGGAGCGCGCGCCGTGCTGGTGGTGACGGAAGCGCCGGGGATCAACGCCCTGCTTTCCCGCCCCACCGGGCGCCGCCGCCTGATCCTGGGGGAGGCGCTGGTCAATCCGGAGTTGCCCGGCATCCCGCGTTTTTCCACATGA
- a CDS encoding AraC family transcriptional regulator: MIKVARSTLSADIVASLPFSRYIQGYRSPGAFHVFRYEESVDPRQVRTQPHRHDFFQMLWLEEGQGTLRCDLEEHAFTGQSLAFFAPGRLHAWNHRIEPRGIMLGFPHSFFHSDSDYPGLLGRLPFLHEPVVPILHFSGREATEMGQHFGQLLAEAARPLVGRDDIVRALITIILSKIRRHLETPGKPEPAHPAPAATSLAQRFRMALDQQFPRLLRVSDYAKLLNVSRSYLNEELRIHTGITASDHIHDRILLEAKRLLVYSPRTIAEIAYELQFQDPSYFSRFFRLRTTLSPGIYRQQEQQRLLRS, translated from the coding sequence ATGATCAAAGTCGCGCGTTCAACACTGTCGGCAGACATCGTGGCCAGTCTGCCTTTTTCCCGCTACATCCAGGGCTACCGCAGTCCGGGGGCGTTTCATGTTTTCCGTTACGAGGAGAGTGTGGACCCGCGGCAGGTGCGCACCCAGCCGCACCGGCATGATTTTTTCCAGATGCTCTGGCTCGAGGAAGGGCAGGGCACGCTGAGATGCGATCTGGAGGAACATGCGTTTACGGGCCAGTCGCTGGCGTTCTTTGCGCCGGGGCGTCTGCATGCCTGGAACCACCGCATCGAGCCGCGCGGCATCATGCTGGGTTTTCCTCACTCGTTCTTCCACTCCGACTCGGATTATCCCGGACTGCTGGGACGGCTGCCGTTCCTGCACGAGCCGGTGGTGCCGATTCTGCATTTCAGCGGTCGCGAGGCGACGGAGATGGGACAGCACTTCGGACAACTGCTGGCCGAGGCGGCCCGGCCGCTGGTCGGCCGGGATGACATCGTGCGGGCCCTGATCACGATCATCCTGAGCAAGATCAGGCGGCATCTGGAGACGCCCGGCAAGCCGGAGCCCGCGCACCCGGCCCCGGCGGCCACCTCGCTGGCGCAGCGGTTTCGCATGGCGCTCGACCAGCAATTCCCCCGCCTCCTGCGAGTGTCGGACTATGCAAAGCTTCTCAACGTCTCCCGCTCCTACCTGAACGAGGAACTGCGTATCCACACCGGCATCACGGCGAGCGACCATATCCACGACCGGATCCTGCTGGAGGCGAAACGTCTCCTCGTCTACTCGCCGCGCACCATTGCCGAAATAGCCTACGAACTGCAGTTCCAGGATCCGTCCTATTTCAGCCGCTTTTTCAGGCTGCGCACGACCCTTTCCCCCGGCATCTACCGGCAGCAGGAACAGCAGCGGCTGCTCCGGAGCTGA
- a CDS encoding phosphoglycerate dehydrogenase has protein sequence MRPSFTAPSATSAFILTPPDEGQDSPAAALSSPRSRLPQDCRIVALLSPFELAHFFPEGLPASIPGSPAPAITRHEIPEAAAGWDRFLDRVRPDILLAGWDMPPLPPFASSRSGHRLRYLCYLTGTVRKKVPRCWLENGLLLTNWGGSVSHVVAESALMMILCALRCVTANQENLHHRGGWKLPGRPEQSLFGRTVGLHGFGRVAQALARLLQPFGVTLRTYAPGTPESVTSAFRVHVCDSLETLFATSSVLVEAAPLNPHTLGIVDRRLLALLPEGAAFINVGRGPVVVESDLLEAAVTRRLRIALDVFDTEPLPPDSPWRAHPEILLMPHQAGPTLDRCRDAGAFALKQIGACLQGRQPEAIVTPRIWDEST, from the coding sequence ATGCGCCCGTCCTTTACCGCCCCGTCTGCCACCTCCGCCTTCATCCTCACTCCTCCCGACGAGGGGCAGGACTCGCCCGCTGCCGCCCTGTCCTCGCCCCGGTCCCGCCTTCCGCAAGACTGCCGCATCGTCGCGCTGCTCTCCCCCTTCGAACTCGCCCATTTTTTCCCCGAGGGACTGCCGGCCTCCATCCCGGGGTCGCCGGCGCCCGCCATCACGCGGCACGAGATCCCGGAGGCGGCCGCCGGGTGGGATCGTTTCCTCGACCGCGTCCGTCCGGACATCCTCCTCGCCGGCTGGGACATGCCGCCGCTGCCTCCCTTCGCGTCGAGCCGTTCCGGGCACCGCCTCCGCTACCTCTGCTACCTCACCGGCACCGTGCGCAAGAAGGTTCCCCGCTGCTGGCTGGAAAACGGGCTGCTCCTCACCAACTGGGGCGGCTCCGTCAGCCACGTCGTGGCCGAATCCGCGCTCATGATGATCCTGTGCGCCCTCCGCTGCGTGACCGCCAACCAGGAAAACCTGCATCACCGGGGCGGCTGGAAACTCCCCGGCCGCCCGGAGCAGAGCCTCTTCGGCCGGACCGTCGGCCTGCACGGCTTCGGCCGGGTCGCCCAGGCCCTCGCCCGCCTGCTCCAGCCCTTCGGCGTCACGCTCCGGACCTATGCGCCCGGCACGCCGGAGTCCGTGACCTCAGCCTTCCGCGTGCACGTGTGCGACTCGCTCGAAACCCTGTTCGCCACCTCCTCCGTGCTGGTCGAGGCCGCGCCCCTCAATCCCCACACCCTCGGCATCGTCGACCGCCGGCTGCTCGCCTTGCTCCCCGAAGGCGCCGCCTTCATCAACGTGGGCCGCGGTCCGGTCGTCGTGGAAAGCGACCTGCTGGAAGCCGCCGTCACCCGCCGGCTCCGCATCGCGCTCGACGTCTTCGACACCGAGCCGCTTCCCCCCGACTCCCCCTGGCGCGCACACCCGGAAATCCTGCTCATGCCCCATCAGGCCGGCCCGACCCTCGACCGCTGTCGCGACGCCGGCGCCTTCGCCCTGAAACAAATCGGCGCCTGCCTCCAGGGCCGCCAGCCCGAGGCCATCGTCACCCCGCGCATCTGGGACGAATCCACGTAG
- a CDS encoding LacI family transcriptional regulator, producing the protein MNENRTQAAGGGEGGKPERAPTQADVARAAGVHRTTVSLALKNHPGLPRATCERIQRIATKLGYAPDPMLSALIARRNRLAPHAFQGTLAWLVNNVPPWDWRPIFHEYYEGAVARAKRYGYGIDVFDLHAPGMTSRRLASIFSSRNIRGILVPPLPQANMELDFPWERFSAVAFGYTLRRPQLHMVGAAQFRGLALAMRKVREKGFRRIGFIYSPEHNERVDHNYLAAYLVEEYMHHGGPLIPPLADMAEFRAWHALHRPEVVVMSSSNRIVDRIRELGLRVPEDIGVVSPFFTSRHETLSGVYENSLRIGETAVDLVVAMIQRGERGVPEAPQRILIDGIWMEGTTLSARPRERA; encoded by the coding sequence GTGAATGAGAACAGGACGCAGGCGGCCGGCGGCGGGGAGGGCGGGAAGCCGGAGCGCGCGCCGACGCAGGCGGACGTGGCGCGGGCGGCCGGGGTGCACCGCACGACGGTGAGCCTGGCATTGAAGAACCATCCGGGGTTGCCGCGGGCGACATGCGAGCGTATCCAGCGGATCGCTACGAAGCTGGGCTATGCGCCGGACCCGATGTTGTCGGCGCTGATCGCGCGGCGCAACCGGCTGGCGCCGCACGCGTTCCAGGGCACGCTGGCGTGGCTGGTCAACAACGTGCCGCCGTGGGACTGGCGGCCGATCTTCCACGAGTATTACGAGGGGGCGGTGGCGCGGGCGAAGCGCTACGGCTACGGCATCGACGTCTTCGATCTGCACGCGCCGGGGATGACGAGCCGGCGGCTGGCGTCGATTTTCAGCTCGCGCAACATCCGGGGCATCCTGGTGCCGCCGCTGCCGCAGGCGAACATGGAGCTGGATTTCCCGTGGGAGCGGTTTTCGGCGGTGGCCTTCGGCTACACGTTGCGCCGGCCGCAACTGCACATGGTGGGGGCGGCGCAGTTCCGCGGGCTGGCGCTGGCGATGCGGAAGGTGCGGGAGAAAGGGTTCCGGCGGATCGGCTTCATCTATTCCCCGGAGCACAACGAGCGGGTGGACCACAACTATCTGGCGGCGTATCTGGTGGAGGAATACATGCACCACGGCGGGCCGCTGATCCCGCCGCTGGCGGACATGGCGGAGTTCCGGGCGTGGCACGCGCTGCACCGGCCCGAGGTGGTGGTGATGAGCAGCAGCAACCGGATCGTGGACCGCATCCGCGAGCTGGGGTTGCGCGTGCCGGAGGACATCGGGGTGGTCAGTCCGTTCTTCACGTCGCGGCACGAGACGTTGTCCGGCGTGTATGAAAACTCCCTGCGGATCGGCGAGACGGCGGTGGACCTGGTGGTGGCGATGATCCAGCGGGGGGAGCGCGGCGTGCCGGAAGCGCCCCAGCGCATCCTGATCGACGGCATCTGGATGGAGGGAACAACGTTGTCGGCCCGCCCGCGGGAGAGGGCGTAG
- a CDS encoding N-terminal cleavage protein: MKTTRQTRNASAFTLVELLVVIVIIGILAGIILPVVSSVRRTSRTALCVSNLRQIATAGQLWITENRGHLPDAYLWQVGGDNRYSLRSYLGISTNSSAKQTGVFTCPESFLRHPSPLTGLSDNLRTYGIVMSVCRTYDGDIDHGDVKGNAKTIEMLRSPGKTAFFTDGDLLSATGNARRFVYSGVFNPGNIWTGQKPLGLLAVHKGKVNVAFIDTHVETRDPATIPSNTSEGSIEKAQAHVFWGERRRY; encoded by the coding sequence ATGAAAACGACCCGCCAGACTCGAAACGCCTCCGCTTTCACCTTGGTCGAATTGCTGGTGGTGATCGTCATCATCGGCATTCTTGCCGGCATCATTTTGCCTGTTGTTTCCAGTGTGCGCCGCACGTCCCGAACCGCCCTCTGTGTCAGCAACCTGCGCCAGATCGCCACGGCGGGCCAGCTCTGGATAACCGAGAATCGCGGCCATCTGCCCGATGCCTACCTGTGGCAAGTGGGGGGTGACAACAGGTATTCGCTCCGCTCCTATCTGGGGATTAGCACGAACAGCAGTGCCAAACAGACTGGCGTTTTCACTTGTCCGGAAAGCTTTCTCCGTCACCCCTCGCCACTCACCGGACTTAGCGACAACCTGCGCACCTATGGCATCGTGATGTCCGTCTGCCGCACGTATGATGGCGATATTGATCACGGAGACGTGAAGGGCAATGCCAAGACCATTGAGATGCTCAGGTCGCCCGGAAAAACCGCCTTCTTCACGGATGGCGACTTGTTGTCGGCCACGGGTAACGCCCGGCGTTTTGTTTACAGCGGTGTTTTCAATCCCGGCAATATCTGGACCGGACAAAAACCCCTCGGTCTGCTTGCCGTCCACAAGGGCAAGGTCAACGTCGCCTTTATTGACACGCACGTCGAGACCCGCGACCCCGCCACGATTCCGTCCAATACTTCGGAAGGCAGTATCGAAAAAGCGCAGGCGCATGTCTTCTGGGGCGAACGCCGCCGTTACTAA
- a CDS encoding membrane protein produces the protein MIASRLAKVALLGASALFFLIVVLNNAVFDYISNYEFVRHVLSMDTVFSGDAQLWRALPDPTPEDRSYWLHHAFYWSIIAWEITAGVLCALGAWKLWTKRHAPAAEFQRAKTLAICGLTLTLLQWFTAFITVGAEWFLMWQSRTWNGQEAAGRMFMVFGLILIFVSMRDDEPEIAG, from the coding sequence ATGATCGCATCCCGTCTCGCCAAGGTCGCATTGCTGGGCGCGTCCGCCCTGTTTTTCCTGATCGTCGTTCTGAACAACGCGGTTTTCGACTACATCTCCAACTACGAGTTCGTGCGGCACGTGCTCAGCATGGATACGGTGTTTTCCGGCGACGCGCAGCTCTGGCGCGCCTTGCCGGACCCGACGCCGGAGGACCGTTCGTACTGGCTGCACCATGCCTTTTACTGGTCGATCATCGCATGGGAGATCACTGCGGGCGTGCTCTGCGCGCTCGGGGCATGGAAACTCTGGACGAAGCGGCATGCGCCGGCCGCCGAATTCCAGCGCGCCAAGACGCTGGCGATCTGCGGCCTCACGCTGACGCTGCTCCAGTGGTTCACGGCGTTCATCACCGTCGGCGCGGAGTGGTTCCTGATGTGGCAAAGCCGCACGTGGAACGGACAGGAAGCGGCTGGCCGCATGTTCATGGTCTTCGGCCTGATCCTGATCTTCGTATCGATGCGCGACGACGAGCCGGAAATCGCCGGCTGA
- a CDS encoding heparinase, whose amino-acid sequence MRPCLPVLALLVLAPALSGAARENSADWTAPSSPRLYVTAARRDAFKTWCATGEGAASFARLRAEFDAAWLSAPLPAEPQPYGTPFPANKDPRAVQAWRAAQRDASLLTGAGEAAVVLWLATDEPRYLALARAALLAGSRWAPDGAAGLAYNDEAAFRLWRKLPFLYDQLRPVLTDAERADLLPRLRAWGAPFFDLVHSDLRDTRRNSLDSSPRSHSVRFVATVGLAGLALLDDLPEARDWFAFAARWYRDQFPPWGGDDGGWSEGIRYWETGVASEPVRFQDALARLDHPDAWTHPFWRQTGYFAGYLLQPRPATSFGDISGTGKVNLDWKNARFLRKLARIFGDGHLRAFADLGEPAPPYPLALNNYPSGIEYLLSDFADADKPLPATADLSALPSARWFRDIGWVSLHSVLGRPAEDIMLTFISSPYGSFSHSHAAQNAFILSAWGEELAVNAGYREFHGSPHHDGYVRRTLSKNALLIGGEGQTPRSKAATGRILRLDAGDRFIWTTGDATAAYNAGRASPLADRVLRDIVFVDRRYFVIRDTVRLPQPRVVDWLLHSEKTIAWDAVTQTALLRNDRARLAVALQSLQGPLLAGTSDTWPVPPDPAWLARFNLATQGHLAARTAAPAREHEIVAVLWPSDADTPPPALTLTRDGDATLCTITRPDGATDRVTFAGSDRLHLD is encoded by the coding sequence ATGCGCCCCTGCCTCCCCGTCCTTGCCCTGCTCGTGCTCGCGCCGGCCCTCTCCGGCGCAGCCAGGGAGAACTCCGCCGACTGGACCGCCCCGTCCTCCCCCCGGCTCTACGTGACCGCCGCCCGGCGCGACGCCTTCAAAACCTGGTGTGCCACCGGCGAAGGCGCCGCCTCCTTCGCCCGCCTCCGCGCCGAATTCGACGCCGCCTGGCTGTCCGCGCCCCTGCCCGCCGAGCCGCAACCCTACGGCACCCCCTTCCCCGCCAACAAGGATCCCCGGGCCGTGCAGGCGTGGCGCGCCGCCCAGCGCGACGCCAGCCTGCTGACCGGCGCCGGCGAGGCCGCCGTCGTCCTCTGGCTCGCCACCGACGAGCCCCGTTACCTCGCCCTCGCCAGGGCCGCCCTCCTCGCCGGCTCCCGCTGGGCGCCCGACGGCGCCGCCGGCCTCGCCTACAACGACGAAGCCGCCTTCCGCCTCTGGCGCAAACTCCCCTTTCTCTACGACCAGCTCCGCCCCGTCCTCACCGACGCCGAACGCGCCGACCTCCTGCCCCGCCTGCGCGCCTGGGGCGCCCCCTTCTTCGACCTCGTTCACTCCGACCTGCGGGACACCCGGCGCAACTCCCTCGACTCCTCACCCCGCAGCCACTCCGTGCGCTTCGTCGCCACCGTCGGCCTGGCCGGACTCGCCCTCCTCGACGACCTGCCCGAAGCCCGCGACTGGTTCGCCTTCGCCGCCCGCTGGTATCGTGACCAGTTCCCTCCCTGGGGCGGCGACGACGGCGGCTGGTCCGAGGGCATCCGCTACTGGGAAACCGGCGTCGCCAGCGAACCCGTGCGCTTCCAGGACGCCCTCGCCCGCCTCGACCACCCCGACGCCTGGACCCATCCCTTCTGGCGACAGACCGGTTACTTCGCCGGCTACCTCCTCCAGCCCCGGCCCGCCACCTCGTTCGGCGACATCTCCGGCACCGGCAAGGTGAACCTCGACTGGAAGAACGCCCGCTTCCTCCGCAAACTCGCCCGCATCTTCGGCGACGGCCACCTGCGGGCCTTCGCCGACCTCGGCGAACCGGCGCCCCCGTATCCGCTCGCCCTCAACAACTACCCCTCCGGCATCGAATACCTCCTCTCGGATTTCGCCGATGCGGACAAACCCCTTCCCGCCACCGCCGACCTCTCGGCCCTGCCCTCCGCCCGCTGGTTCCGCGACATCGGCTGGGTCAGCCTCCACTCCGTCCTCGGCCGCCCCGCCGAGGACATCATGCTCACCTTCATCTCCAGCCCCTACGGCTCCTTCAGCCACAGCCACGCCGCGCAAAACGCCTTTATCCTCTCCGCCTGGGGCGAGGAACTCGCCGTCAACGCCGGCTACCGCGAATTCCACGGCTCTCCCCACCACGATGGCTACGTGCGCCGCACCCTCTCGAAAAACGCCCTCCTCATCGGCGGCGAAGGCCAGACCCCGCGCTCGAAGGCCGCCACCGGACGTATCCTCAGACTGGATGCCGGCGACCGCTTCATATGGACCACCGGCGACGCCACCGCCGCCTACAACGCCGGGCGCGCCTCCCCCCTGGCCGACCGGGTGTTGCGCGACATCGTCTTCGTCGATCGCCGCTACTTCGTGATCCGCGACACCGTCCGGCTCCCCCAACCCCGTGTCGTCGACTGGCTCCTCCACTCCGAAAAAACCATCGCCTGGGACGCCGTCACCCAGACCGCCCTCCTCCGCAACGACCGCGCCCGGCTCGCCGTCGCGCTCCAGAGCCTCCAGGGCCCCCTTCTCGCCGGGACCAGCGACACCTGGCCCGTGCCGCCCGACCCCGCCTGGCTCGCCCGCTTCAATCTCGCCACGCAAGGCCACCTCGCCGCGCGCACCGCCGCCCCCGCCCGCGAGCACGAGATCGTCGCCGTCCTCTGGCCCTCCGACGCCGACACCCCGCCGCCCGCCCTCACGCTCACCCGCGACGGCGACGCCACCCTCTGCACCATCACCCGTCCCGACGGCGCCACCGACCGCGTCACCTTCGCCGGCTCCGACCGCCTTCACCTCGACTAG
- a CDS encoding sodium:solute symporter, translated as MHFVDWMIPAGIIVLLLAICWGASRLTNSVADFLAANRMAGRYLLSIGQGITALGAITIAANFEKYYQAGFAAAWWINMVAPIGLVLALSGFVVYRYRETRALTMAQFFEMRYSHNFRIFSGILAWLSGILNYGIFPAVSARFLVHFTGLPQQVEWLGWSIPTIAPVMVILLTVAMTMTMLGGQISIMITDMIQGQFVTLAMLLILFILLWHMSWSDVLEGLRHAPEGQSRINPFKQQNVTDFNVWFFLMMGVLQVYGTRAWQGSQGYNAAARTPHEARMAGILGEFRGMITGLVILMVPIFVFAYLHLPQFSENAALVQEQLSQIGDAQIRKQMLVPMALGDILPVGVMGIFAAVVIIAAVSTDNTYLHSWGSIFIQDVLLPLRKKPLPPRVHMWVLRLSILSVAAFAFTWSLVFPLHDYIYMYFQITGAIYLGGAGAVIIGGLYWKRGTAGGAWAAMITGSVLAVSGIVLRNIVWPSLLPGWREASPDYWLWNSLPEAFPFNGMQMSFGAACAAMAAYVTVSLLSKTPPANMDKLLHRGKYAVAGEHIRQPRLSPNRRTWWQRLGVGPEFTRGDKVIYVLKISWAMFFVLVFLIGTAINCFWPVPDSAWEQWWGFKVGITIVAGLITVVWFLWGGFRDLAVMVRMLRTTARNASDDGTVTEAERVQVKEEKIKP; from the coding sequence ATGCATTTTGTCGATTGGATGATCCCGGCCGGGATCATCGTTCTTCTGCTGGCGATTTGCTGGGGAGCCTCTCGCCTGACGAATAGCGTGGCCGATTTCCTTGCCGCCAACCGCATGGCTGGCCGCTATCTTCTCTCTATCGGCCAAGGAATTACCGCGCTTGGCGCCATCACCATCGCAGCCAATTTCGAGAAATACTATCAGGCAGGTTTTGCTGCCGCATGGTGGATAAATATGGTCGCCCCCATCGGGCTTGTGTTGGCGCTGTCCGGCTTCGTGGTCTATCGCTATCGCGAAACGCGCGCTCTGACGATGGCCCAGTTTTTCGAGATGCGTTACAGCCATAATTTTCGCATCTTTTCCGGCATTCTTGCTTGGCTATCGGGTATTCTCAACTACGGCATTTTCCCGGCGGTAAGCGCGCGTTTTCTGGTTCATTTCACCGGTCTGCCGCAGCAGGTGGAATGGCTTGGCTGGTCAATCCCGACCATCGCTCCGGTCATGGTCATCCTGCTGACGGTGGCCATGACGATGACCATGCTGGGCGGGCAGATTTCAATCATGATCACCGACATGATCCAGGGACAGTTCGTGACGCTCGCAATGCTGCTGATCCTGTTCATCCTACTCTGGCATATGTCGTGGAGCGATGTATTGGAAGGGCTGCGTCACGCTCCGGAAGGGCAATCGCGCATCAATCCATTCAAACAGCAGAATGTGACAGATTTTAACGTGTGGTTTTTTCTCATGATGGGCGTGTTGCAGGTTTATGGAACCCGGGCTTGGCAAGGATCGCAGGGCTACAACGCCGCCGCGCGCACCCCCCACGAGGCGCGCATGGCCGGCATCCTCGGCGAGTTTCGAGGCATGATCACCGGACTTGTCATCCTGATGGTGCCGATCTTTGTCTTCGCCTACCTGCATCTGCCGCAGTTTTCGGAGAACGCTGCGTTGGTGCAGGAGCAGTTGTCGCAGATCGGTGATGCGCAAATCCGGAAACAGATGCTCGTCCCCATGGCGCTGGGTGACATCCTGCCGGTGGGCGTGATGGGCATCTTCGCCGCCGTTGTCATCATTGCGGCCGTTTCGACGGACAACACCTATCTGCACTCGTGGGGCAGCATTTTCATTCAGGATGTGCTGCTGCCGTTGCGCAAAAAACCGCTCCCACCGCGCGTGCATATGTGGGTGTTGCGGTTGTCGATCCTGAGCGTGGCCGCGTTCGCCTTCACCTGGAGCCTGGTATTTCCGCTGCACGACTACATCTACATGTATTTTCAGATCACGGGGGCCATTTATCTGGGTGGAGCAGGCGCGGTGATCATCGGCGGACTGTATTGGAAACGCGGCACGGCGGGCGGCGCATGGGCGGCAATGATCACGGGGTCGGTGCTGGCCGTATCCGGGATTGTCCTGCGCAACATTGTCTGGCCGTCGTTGCTGCCCGGCTGGCGCGAGGCCTCGCCGGATTACTGGTTGTGGAATTCGTTGCCCGAGGCGTTTCCGTTTAATGGCATGCAAATGTCTTTTGGCGCGGCATGCGCGGCGATGGCGGCTTACGTGACCGTTTCGCTGCTTTCCAAAACGCCCCCGGCAAACATGGATAAATTATTGCATCGCGGTAAATACGCGGTGGCTGGCGAGCATATAAGGCAGCCCCGACTATCCCCCAACAGGAGGACGTGGTGGCAGCGGCTCGGAGTCGGACCGGAATTCACGCGCGGCGACAAGGTCATTTACGTGCTCAAAATCAGCTGGGCCATGTTCTTCGTTCTCGTTTTTCTGATCGGCACGGCAATCAACTGTTTTTGGCCCGTCCCTGATTCCGCCTGGGAACAATGGTGGGGATTCAAGGTGGGCATTACCATTGTCGCCGGACTCATCACCGTGGTCTGGTTTCTATGGGGCGGTTTCAGGGATTTGGCGGTGATGGTGCGCATGCTGCGAACCACGGCACGCAATGCTTCCGACGACGGGACGGTGACGGAGGCGGAGCGCGTACAGGTCAAAGAAGAGAAGATCAAGCCATGA
- a CDS encoding myristoyl transferase → MSTGWAGLAGAVVLALLAGCSRSELPGKAGEPIPVMLQTDWYAQAEHGGFYQAVATGLYRDAGLDVTINQGGPGAFGTQKVATGQTAFAIGRSDDVLLAVQQGLPLVIVSALMQHDPQALLLHADNPVSSFPELDGKTVMTTPGAAWVRFLEAKFKIRLNIVPLNYGLAQFMADRNFIQQCFITNEPYFVRKNGIEPKTLLISEAGYDPYRVIFTSQKFLREHPDVVRAFVAASARGWHDFLKGENRAAKALIRADNDKMDEAFIDFSVQVMNASRLVAGDPAAGEYIGLLKPERLQAQIKALADVGMLDKPPPLERFASFAFLPPRPPDEK, encoded by the coding sequence ATGTCGACCGGTTGGGCGGGTCTGGCGGGAGCCGTCGTGCTCGCGTTGCTGGCGGGTTGTTCCCGGTCGGAATTGCCGGGCAAGGCCGGGGAACCCATCCCCGTGATGCTGCAAACCGACTGGTATGCCCAGGCCGAGCACGGCGGCTTTTATCAGGCCGTGGCCACCGGGCTCTATCGCGATGCCGGTCTCGACGTGACGATCAACCAGGGCGGCCCGGGCGCGTTCGGCACCCAGAAAGTGGCGACAGGCCAGACGGCCTTCGCCATCGGCCGGAGCGACGATGTGCTCCTGGCGGTGCAACAGGGGCTTCCCCTCGTGATCGTGTCGGCGCTCATGCAGCACGATCCCCAGGCGCTGCTGCTGCACGCCGACAATCCCGTCAGTTCGTTCCCCGAACTCGACGGCAAGACCGTGATGACCACGCCCGGCGCGGCCTGGGTGCGTTTTCTGGAAGCCAAATTCAAAATCCGCCTCAACATCGTGCCGCTCAACTACGGCTTGGCCCAGTTCATGGCCGATCGGAATTTCATCCAGCAATGCTTCATCACCAACGAACCGTACTTCGTGCGCAAGAACGGCATCGAACCGAAGACCCTGCTCATCTCCGAAGCCGGCTACGATCCGTACCGGGTGATTTTCACCAGCCAGAAATTCCTGCGCGAGCATCCCGACGTGGTGCGCGCCTTTGTCGCCGCCTCCGCCAGGGGCTGGCACGATTTCCTGAAGGGGGAGAACCGGGCGGCGAAGGCGCTGATCCGTGCGGACAACGACAAGATGGACGAGGCGTTTATCGACTTCTCCGTGCAGGTGATGAATGCCAGCCGGCTCGTCGCCGGCGATCCCGCCGCGGGCGAGTACATCGGCCTCCTCAAGCCGGAGCGGCTGCAGGCCCAGATCAAGGCGCTGGCCGATGTCGGCATGCTCGACAAACCGCCTCCGCTGGAGCGGTTCGCCTCGTTCGCCTTTCTGCCGCCGCGCCCGCCGGATGAAAAGTGA